From the genome of Bradyrhizobium elkanii USDA 76, one region includes:
- a CDS encoding class I SAM-dependent methyltransferase: MDRATLAAYDKDAAAFAQDWHDQPAPVDLHDIVARFFIRGGATADIGCGSGREVAWLNAHGFPAEGYDASEGLLAEARARYPMPRFARAELPDLSGIATGSFDNVLCETVIMHLDHALIAPSVRRMFELVKPGGVFYLSWRVTRGDDARDAHGRLYAAFDAALVRTELAAAQLLLDAEVVSASSGKVIHRIIARRRD, translated from the coding sequence ATGGACCGCGCGACGCTCGCCGCTTACGACAAGGATGCGGCGGCGTTTGCGCAGGACTGGCACGACCAGCCGGCCCCGGTCGATCTGCACGACATCGTCGCGCGTTTCTTCATCAGGGGCGGCGCGACCGCCGATATCGGCTGCGGCAGCGGCCGCGAGGTGGCCTGGCTGAATGCCCACGGCTTTCCGGCCGAAGGCTATGACGCCTCCGAGGGCCTGCTCGCGGAGGCCCGCGCTCGCTATCCGATGCCGCGCTTTGCGCGCGCCGAGCTGCCTGACCTGTCCGGCATCGCTACCGGCAGCTTCGACAATGTGCTCTGCGAGACCGTGATCATGCATCTCGATCACGCGCTGATCGCGCCGTCGGTGCGTCGCATGTTCGAACTCGTGAAGCCCGGCGGCGTGTTCTATCTGAGCTGGCGCGTCACCAGAGGTGACGATGCGCGCGATGCGCATGGCCGGCTCTATGCGGCGTTCGATGCCGCACTGGTGCGGACCGAACTGGCCGCGGCCCAATTGCTGCTTGATGCCGAGGTCGTCAGCGCCTCGTCCGGCAAGGTTATTCACCGCATCATCGCGCGAAGACGGGACTGA
- a CDS encoding integrase core domain-containing protein: MEERIRMFMEYESGNWSVSELCRRHGICRDTFYAWRQRKQSGDPEWFRDRSHAPQQCRQTTDAAIAEKVIAARQRFPYLGPRKLLALLDRQAPEIDWPAASTIGSILKRAGLISPVKRRRRPLDQRRPCTPVQEPNDEWSVDFKGWFRTRDQCRVDPLTVADSHSRFLIELQIVAPTTEGVRPRFERAFREHGLPRAIRCDNGSPFGSRGAGGLTTLSVWWLKLGITPHFIRPASPQENGRHERMHRTLKAQTSSPPADNASEQQARFDAFREHYNRERPHEALGQRPPEDAYRASQRTMPDREQDPWYDANHQARRVRGNGEIKWKGKFVFIGQALVNELVGIAELDTGDHVVRFCDLDVGLIDRRGLFTRFAPPREGLREPGEQTA; this comes from the coding sequence ATGGAAGAGCGTATCCGGATGTTTATGGAGTACGAGAGCGGGAACTGGAGCGTGTCGGAGTTGTGCCGCCGTCACGGTATCTGCCGCGACACGTTTTACGCATGGCGCCAGCGGAAGCAGAGCGGCGATCCGGAGTGGTTCAGGGACCGTTCGCACGCGCCGCAGCAATGCCGACAAACGACCGATGCGGCGATTGCAGAGAAGGTGATCGCGGCTCGGCAGCGCTTTCCCTATCTGGGACCGCGCAAGCTGCTCGCCTTGCTCGACCGCCAGGCGCCGGAGATCGATTGGCCGGCGGCGTCGACGATTGGGAGCATTCTCAAGCGCGCGGGGCTGATCTCGCCGGTGAAGCGCCGTCGCCGTCCGCTCGACCAGCGGCGTCCCTGCACGCCGGTGCAGGAGCCGAACGACGAGTGGAGCGTGGACTTCAAGGGCTGGTTTCGCACCCGCGACCAGTGCCGGGTCGATCCCCTGACAGTGGCCGACAGCCACAGCCGCTTCCTGATCGAACTGCAGATCGTCGCACCGACGACCGAGGGCGTCCGCCCCCGCTTCGAGAGGGCTTTCCGCGAGCATGGCCTGCCGCGGGCAATCCGCTGCGACAATGGTTCGCCGTTCGGCTCGCGCGGTGCCGGCGGTCTCACCACATTGTCGGTCTGGTGGCTGAAGCTCGGCATTACGCCGCACTTCATCCGTCCGGCCTCGCCGCAGGAGAACGGTCGCCATGAGCGCATGCATCGCACCTTGAAGGCGCAAACATCGAGCCCGCCGGCAGATAATGCGTCGGAGCAACAGGCCCGCTTTGACGCCTTCCGAGAGCATTACAATAGGGAACGTCCTCACGAAGCGCTGGGCCAACGGCCGCCGGAAGACGCCTATCGAGCATCTCAACGCACCATGCCGGATCGCGAGCAAGACCCCTGGTATGACGCCAATCACCAGGCCCGCCGTGTTCGCGGCAACGGGGAGATCAAATGGAAAGGCAAGTTCGTCTTTATCGGTCAGGCGCTGGTGAACGAACTTGTCGGCATCGCCGAACTCGATACCGGTGACCACGTCGTCCGCTTCTGCGACCTCGACGTCGGTCTCATCGACCGCCGCGGCCTGTTCACCCGGTTCGCTCCGCCGCGTGAGGGGCTGCGCGAACCGGGTGAACAGACCGCTTAA
- a CDS encoding DUF1236 domain-containing protein — protein sequence MRNRILAVAAVAAAITVPAVAAQAQTVGVVRGGPPVAVDDDEGIAVEQRPAFREYIVRERVPNYTVPDRIVVGTVLPDAGVTTYDVPQRFGATPYRYTVVNGETVLVEPRSRRIVQVVD from the coding sequence ATGCGAAACAGAATACTTGCCGTTGCAGCGGTTGCTGCTGCGATCACGGTGCCGGCTGTTGCCGCACAGGCCCAGACCGTTGGCGTCGTCCGCGGTGGCCCGCCGGTTGCAGTCGATGATGACGAGGGCATTGCTGTCGAGCAGCGTCCGGCCTTCCGTGAGTACATCGTACGCGAGCGCGTGCCGAACTACACGGTTCCGGATCGCATCGTGGTCGGCACCGTGCTGCCGGACGCCGGCGTGACCACTTACGACGTGCCGCAGCGGTTCGGCGCGACGCCCTATCGTTACACCGTCGTGAACGGTGAGACCGTTCTGGTCGAGCCGCGTTCGCGACGGATCGTTCAGGTGGTCGACTAG
- a CDS encoding DUF3096 domain-containing protein produces MTITAGHLPAIVALIAGVLILIMPRLLNYIVAIYLIFVGLVGMGLLRWLHL; encoded by the coding sequence ATGACCATCACCGCTGGGCATCTGCCTGCTATCGTGGCTCTGATCGCAGGCGTCCTGATCCTGATCATGCCGCGGCTCCTGAATTACATCGTCGCGATCTATCTGATCTTCGTCGGGCTCGTGGGGATGGGTCTGCTGCGCTGGCTGCACCTCTAG
- the ppdK gene encoding pyruvate, phosphate dikinase, with protein MAKAVAKSKKTAEKTAAKSKPSAAARKAAPARKALKKSAPKAAPKAVPKSAAKPAAKPASKAPAKAVAKKAAPAAIKAGKWVYTFGDGKAEGQATLRNLLGGKGANLAEMANLGLPVPPGFTIPTSVCTYFYEHDKTYPKELKAQVEKALDYVGKLTGKTFGDAKNPLLVSVRSGARASMPGMMDTVLNLGLNDRTVEALAELSGDRRFAYDSYRRFITMYSDVVLGFEHHHFEDILDTFKDGQGYSLDTDLTGDDWVELVGKYKEAVAKETGHDFPQDPHDQLWGAIGAVFSSWMNARAVTYRKLHDIPESWGTAVNVQAMVFGNMGETSATGVAFTRNPSTGESKLYGEFLINAQGEDVVAGIRTPQDITEEARQESGSDKLSMEAAMPVAFKELTRIYTLLEKHYRDMQDMEFTVEQGKLWMLQTRGGKRTAKAALRIAVELANEGLISRKDAVTRIDPASLDQLLHPTIDPAAKRDVIATGLPASPGAASGEIVFSSDEAAKLQADGRKVILVRIETSPEDIHGMHAAEGILTTRGGMTSHAAVVARGMGKPCVSGCGTIRVDYGRGTMSVGSRTFKTGDVITIDGSVGQVLAGRMPMIEPELSGEFGTLMGWADEVRKLGVRVNGDTPDDARTAVKFGAEGIGLCRTEHMFFEETRIRTVREMILSEDEQSRRAALSKLLPMQRADFVELFEIMQGLPVTIRLLDPPLHEFLPHTQAEIEEVARAMNTDPRKLADRARELSEFNPMLGFRGCRLAIAYPEIAEMQARAIFEAAVEAGKRTGKPVGLEVMVPLIATKAEFDLVKARIDATANAVMKETGVKLSYQVGTMIELPRACLMAGEVAETAEFFSFGTNDLTQTTYGISRDDAASFLGTYVAKGILEIDPFISVDRDGVGELVRIGVTRGRKTRPSLKVGICGEHGGDPASVAFCHEVGLDYVSCSPYRVPIARLAAAQAALGKEIASQA; from the coding sequence ATGGCCAAAGCCGTCGCGAAGTCCAAGAAAACTGCCGAGAAAACAGCAGCGAAATCAAAGCCCTCCGCCGCAGCCCGCAAGGCCGCACCAGCGCGCAAGGCGCTGAAGAAGAGCGCCCCGAAGGCGGCGCCGAAAGCCGTCCCCAAATCGGCTGCAAAGCCGGCCGCAAAGCCCGCCAGCAAGGCGCCGGCGAAGGCCGTTGCGAAGAAGGCGGCCCCGGCTGCGATCAAGGCCGGCAAGTGGGTCTATACGTTCGGCGACGGCAAGGCCGAGGGCCAGGCGACCTTGCGCAATCTGCTCGGCGGCAAGGGCGCCAACCTGGCGGAAATGGCCAATCTCGGCCTGCCGGTGCCTCCCGGCTTCACCATTCCGACCTCGGTCTGCACCTATTTCTACGAGCACGACAAGACGTATCCGAAGGAATTGAAAGCACAGGTTGAGAAGGCGCTCGACTATGTCGGCAAGCTGACCGGCAAGACGTTCGGCGACGCCAAGAACCCGCTGCTGGTCTCGGTCCGCTCGGGCGCGCGCGCCTCGATGCCGGGCATGATGGACACCGTGCTCAACCTCGGCCTCAACGACCGCACCGTCGAGGCGCTCGCCGAACTCTCCGGTGACCGCCGCTTCGCCTATGACAGCTATCGCCGCTTCATCACGATGTATTCGGACGTGGTGCTCGGCTTCGAGCATCATCACTTCGAGGACATCCTCGATACCTTCAAGGACGGCCAGGGCTATTCGCTCGACACCGACCTCACCGGCGACGACTGGGTCGAACTGGTCGGCAAGTACAAGGAGGCGGTCGCCAAGGAGACCGGCCACGACTTCCCGCAGGATCCGCACGACCAGCTGTGGGGCGCGATCGGCGCGGTGTTCTCATCCTGGATGAACGCCCGCGCGGTGACCTATCGCAAGCTGCATGACATTCCGGAATCCTGGGGCACCGCCGTCAACGTGCAGGCGATGGTGTTTGGCAACATGGGCGAGACCTCGGCCACCGGCGTCGCGTTCACCCGCAACCCCTCGACCGGCGAAAGCAAGCTCTACGGCGAGTTCCTGATCAACGCGCAGGGCGAGGACGTCGTTGCCGGCATCCGCACGCCGCAGGACATCACCGAGGAAGCGCGCCAGGAATCCGGCTCCGACAAGCTGTCGATGGAAGCCGCGATGCCGGTCGCGTTCAAGGAGCTGACGCGGATCTATACGCTGCTCGAGAAGCATTACCGCGACATGCAGGACATGGAGTTCACGGTCGAGCAGGGCAAGCTGTGGATGCTGCAGACCCGCGGCGGCAAGCGCACCGCGAAGGCGGCGCTGCGCATCGCGGTCGAGCTCGCCAATGAAGGCCTGATCTCGCGCAAGGACGCGGTGACGCGGATTGATCCGGCCTCGCTCGACCAGCTGCTGCACCCGACCATCGATCCGGCCGCCAAGCGCGACGTGATCGCGACCGGCCTGCCGGCCTCGCCCGGCGCTGCCTCCGGCGAGATCGTGTTCTCGTCGGACGAAGCGGCCAAGCTGCAGGCCGACGGACGCAAGGTGATTTTGGTCCGCATCGAGACCAGCCCGGAAGACATCCACGGCATGCACGCCGCGGAAGGCATCCTCACCACCCGCGGCGGCATGACCTCGCACGCGGCGGTGGTCGCGCGCGGCATGGGCAAGCCCTGCGTCTCCGGCTGCGGCACCATCCGCGTCGATTACGGCCGCGGCACCATGAGCGTGGGCTCGCGCACCTTCAAGACCGGCGACGTCATCACGATCGACGGCTCGGTCGGCCAGGTGCTGGCCGGCCGCATGCCGATGATCGAGCCGGAGCTGTCCGGCGAGTTCGGCACGCTGATGGGCTGGGCCGACGAGGTCCGCAAGCTCGGCGTTCGCGTCAACGGCGATACGCCCGATGACGCGCGCACCGCGGTGAAGTTCGGCGCCGAAGGCATCGGCCTCTGCCGCACCGAGCACATGTTCTTCGAAGAGACCCGCATCCGCACCGTGCGCGAGATGATCCTCTCCGAGGACGAGCAGTCGCGCCGCGCCGCGCTGTCGAAGCTGCTGCCGATGCAGCGCGCCGACTTCGTCGAGCTGTTCGAGATCATGCAGGGCCTGCCGGTCACGATCCGCCTGCTCGATCCGCCGCTGCACGAGTTCCTGCCGCACACCCAGGCCGAGATCGAGGAAGTGGCGCGCGCCATGAACACCGATCCGCGCAAGCTCGCCGACCGCGCCCGCGAACTCTCCGAGTTCAACCCGATGCTCGGTTTCCGCGGCTGCCGTCTTGCGATCGCCTATCCGGAGATCGCCGAGATGCAGGCGCGCGCGATCTTCGAGGCCGCCGTCGAGGCCGGCAAGCGCACCGGCAAGCCGGTCGGTCTCGAGGTGATGGTGCCACTGATCGCGACCAAGGCCGAGTTCGATCTGGTCAAGGCGCGGATCGATGCGACCGCCAATGCGGTGATGAAGGAAACCGGCGTCAAGCTGAGCTACCAGGTCGGCACCATGATCGAGCTGCCGCGCGCCTGCCTGATGGCGGGCGAGGTGGCCGAGACCGCGGAGTTCTTCTCCTTCGGCACCAACGACCTGACGCAGACCACCTACGGCATCAGTCGCGACGACGCCGCGAGCTTCCTCGGCACCTATGTCGCCAAGGGCATTCTCGAGATCGATCCGTTCATCTCGGTCGATCGCGACGGCGTCGGCGAACTCGTCAGGATCGGCGTCACCCGCGGCCGCAAGACGCGGCCGAGCCTCAAGGTCGGCATCTGCGGCGAGCACGGCGGCGATCCCGCGTCGGTCGCGTTCTGCCACGAGGTCGGGCTCGACTACGTCTCGTGCTCGCCCTATCGCGTGCCGATCGCGCGTCTCGCCGCAGCGCAGGCCGCGCTCGGCAAGGAGATCGCCAGCCAGGCGTGA
- a CDS encoding cell wall hydrolase translates to MFVSRNQPKGARLALFGLGLGIFALMPTEIGYQDIASLLARQPGVAERWQKRVFASAVGSIQVATYSFGRPIGTSAPQAPQILLARLDSSNLDITGTVTRNPIAAPPPRYQASDFPKVDRTLKGDRLVVRRPDQVEPAEPANTAPANEDPATSNSSVKGMKTATAPADSAPLDPELQEALRAPPLPQYAKPSPQQDDVSLSLEANPLDDLKPAPAKPAAAPADAARERDPFAFQTASLFFGSSLGTPETLERWQPGEAPVVVTPAATSDPDMKVMASLPVDADGPVKAGEMGESIAPKGEVNADDQHTKTPAERLGLFDEKSRAKSEKCLAEAVYFEARGEAVRGQIAVAQVVLNRAFSGKYPETVCGVVYQNKNRHYACQFTFACDNIPDVVREPDMWDRARKIAKAMLDGELWLPEVNRSTHYHAYWVRPSWVSEMKKMYKFGVHTFYRPRAWGDGSDAPSWGNPAETAKISAQLAEAAQSSAEQASARR, encoded by the coding sequence ATGTTTGTGTCGCGTAACCAGCCGAAGGGCGCACGTCTTGCGCTCTTCGGTCTCGGTCTTGGCATCTTCGCACTGATGCCGACCGAGATCGGATATCAGGATATTGCCTCGCTCCTGGCCCGGCAGCCCGGCGTCGCCGAGCGCTGGCAGAAGCGCGTCTTCGCCTCCGCCGTCGGCTCCATCCAGGTCGCGACCTACAGCTTCGGCCGTCCGATCGGCACGTCCGCGCCGCAAGCCCCGCAAATCCTGCTCGCCAGACTGGACAGTTCGAACCTCGACATTACCGGAACGGTGACGCGCAATCCGATCGCAGCCCCGCCGCCGCGCTACCAGGCATCCGATTTTCCCAAGGTCGATCGCACCCTCAAGGGCGATCGCCTCGTCGTCCGGCGGCCCGATCAGGTCGAACCGGCGGAGCCTGCAAATACGGCGCCGGCGAACGAAGATCCCGCGACATCGAATTCGTCGGTCAAGGGCATGAAGACCGCGACCGCGCCCGCCGACAGCGCGCCGCTCGATCCTGAATTGCAGGAGGCGCTGCGCGCGCCGCCCTTGCCGCAATATGCTAAGCCGTCGCCGCAGCAGGACGACGTGTCGCTCTCGCTCGAGGCCAATCCGCTCGACGATCTGAAGCCCGCGCCCGCGAAGCCCGCGGCTGCGCCCGCCGACGCGGCGCGCGAGCGCGACCCGTTCGCATTCCAGACCGCCAGCCTGTTCTTCGGCTCGTCGCTCGGCACGCCGGAGACTCTCGAGCGCTGGCAGCCAGGCGAGGCGCCGGTTGTCGTGACGCCGGCAGCAACGTCCGATCCCGACATGAAGGTGATGGCATCGTTGCCGGTCGATGCCGATGGTCCGGTCAAGGCCGGCGAGATGGGCGAGAGCATCGCGCCGAAGGGCGAGGTCAATGCCGACGACCAGCACACCAAGACGCCGGCGGAGCGGCTCGGCCTGTTCGACGAGAAGTCGCGCGCCAAGTCGGAGAAGTGCCTCGCCGAGGCGGTCTATTTCGAAGCCCGCGGCGAAGCGGTGCGTGGCCAGATCGCGGTCGCCCAGGTGGTGCTGAACCGCGCCTTCTCCGGCAAATATCCGGAGACGGTGTGCGGCGTGGTCTACCAGAACAAGAACCGCCACTACGCCTGTCAGTTCACTTTCGCCTGCGACAACATCCCCGACGTCGTCCGCGAGCCCGACATGTGGGATCGCGCCAGGAAGATCGCGAAGGCGATGCTCGACGGCGAATTGTGGCTGCCGGAAGTCAACCGCTCGACCCACTACCACGCCTACTGGGTGCGGCCGTCCTGGGTCAGCGAGATGAAGAAGATGTACAAGTTCGGCGTCCATACCTTCTATCGCCCGCGCGCCTGGGGCGACGGCAGCGACGCGCCGAGCTGGGGCAACCCGGCCGAGACCGCCAAGATCTCGGCGCAACTCGCCGAGGCCGCCCAGAGCTCGGCCGAGCAGGCCAGCGCCCGGCGATAG
- a CDS encoding MFS transporter, whose product MAATTGDLRPTSGTWRTPLVIIVCGCAIALLSFGPRSSLGFFVQPMSHEFTWGRDVFGLALALQNLLWGLGQPIAGAIADRFGLLRVMVVGALLYAAGLLLMRYSTTPLSLDIGAGVLIGFGLSGSSFNLVLSAFSKLLPPAQRGIALGAGTAAGSFGQFLFAPFGVAMIDNFGWQTALLVFGALMLLILPLSLALSTPPAETNDDAPADQQSFKTALAEAFGHRSYVLLVLGFFTCGFQLAFITVHLPAYLADRGIPASTGGWVIAAIGLFNIVGSLSVGWLQNVFPKRYILSVIYFTRALSIIAFISFPITTFSAIAFGAISGLTWLSTVPPTSALVALMFGTRWFATLYGFAFVSHQVGGFLGVWLGGIVFEQYGSYTPIWWLSVLFGVLSALINLPIVEKPVVRPVAQPA is encoded by the coding sequence ATGGCCGCTACCACCGGGGATCTTCGACCGACGTCGGGCACGTGGCGCACGCCGCTTGTCATCATCGTCTGCGGCTGCGCGATTGCGCTGCTGAGCTTCGGCCCGCGCTCCAGCCTCGGCTTCTTCGTGCAGCCGATGAGCCATGAATTCACCTGGGGCCGCGACGTGTTCGGCCTCGCGCTGGCGCTGCAGAACCTGCTGTGGGGGCTCGGCCAGCCGATCGCCGGTGCGATTGCCGACCGCTTCGGCCTGCTGCGCGTCATGGTCGTCGGCGCACTGCTTTACGCCGCGGGTCTGTTGCTGATGCGCTATTCGACGACGCCGCTGTCGCTCGATATCGGCGCCGGCGTCCTGATCGGTTTCGGCCTGTCGGGCTCCTCGTTCAACCTGGTGCTGTCGGCATTCAGCAAGCTGTTGCCGCCCGCGCAGCGCGGCATCGCGCTCGGCGCCGGCACCGCCGCGGGCTCGTTCGGCCAATTCCTGTTCGCGCCGTTCGGCGTCGCGATGATCGACAATTTCGGCTGGCAGACCGCGCTCCTCGTGTTTGGCGCGCTGATGCTGCTGATCCTGCCGCTGTCGCTGGCGCTCTCGACGCCGCCGGCGGAGACGAATGACGACGCGCCGGCCGATCAGCAGTCGTTCAAGACCGCGCTGGCGGAGGCGTTCGGCCATCGCTCCTACGTGCTGCTGGTGCTCGGCTTCTTCACCTGCGGCTTCCAACTCGCCTTCATCACCGTGCATCTGCCGGCCTATCTCGCCGACCGCGGCATTCCGGCATCGACCGGCGGCTGGGTGATCGCGGCGATCGGCCTGTTCAACATCGTGGGCTCGCTCAGCGTCGGCTGGCTGCAGAACGTTTTCCCGAAGCGCTACATTCTGTCGGTGATCTACTTCACCCGCGCGCTGTCGATCATCGCCTTCATCTCGTTCCCGATCACGACCTTCTCGGCGATTGCGTTCGGCGCGATCTCCGGCCTGACCTGGCTCTCCACGGTGCCGCCGACCTCGGCGCTGGTGGCGCTGATGTTCGGCACGCGCTGGTTTGCGACGCTGTACGGCTTCGCCTTCGTCAGCCATCAGGTTGGCGGCTTCCTCGGAGTCTGGCTCGGCGGCATCGTATTCGAGCAGTATGGCTCCTACACCCCGATCTGGTGGCTGTCGGTGCTGTTTGGCGTGCTGTCGGCGCTGATCAACCTGCCGATCGTCGAAAAGCCCGTCGTCCGCCCGGTTGCGCAGCCTGCCTGA
- a CDS encoding MDR family oxidoreductase, which translates to MATFKAIRIDKADKGTTAALTQFDEAELMDGDVTVRVEWSTLNYKDGLALTGKAPVVRRFPMIAGIDFAGTVEQSSHPDWKAGDKVVCNGWGMGETHLGAYAEKARVKGDWLVRLPDGISARDAMAVGTAGYTAMLSVLALEKHGLTPKSGPVVVTGAAGGVGSVAIAVLSKLGYHVIASTGRMSETDYLKGLGATEVIDRAELSGAPKALAKERWAGGVDSVGSTTLANLLSMTKYGGAIAACGLAAGMDLPSSVAPFILRGVCLLGIDSVMCPIELRRTAWRRLASDLDKAKLADITHEIALDEVMGFGAKILGGQVRGRIVVKIV; encoded by the coding sequence GTGGCAACGTTCAAGGCAATCAGGATCGACAAGGCGGACAAGGGTACCACCGCCGCGCTCACCCAATTCGACGAAGCCGAACTGATGGACGGCGACGTCACCGTCCGCGTCGAGTGGTCGACGCTGAACTACAAGGACGGCCTCGCACTGACCGGCAAGGCGCCGGTGGTGCGCCGGTTCCCGATGATCGCCGGCATCGATTTCGCCGGCACGGTCGAGCAATCCAGCCATCCGGACTGGAAGGCGGGCGACAAGGTCGTCTGCAACGGCTGGGGCATGGGCGAGACCCATCTCGGCGCCTACGCCGAAAAGGCCCGCGTCAAGGGCGACTGGCTGGTGCGGCTGCCCGACGGCATCTCGGCCCGCGATGCGATGGCGGTCGGTACCGCCGGCTATACCGCGATGCTCTCGGTGCTGGCGCTGGAGAAGCACGGTCTGACCCCGAAGAGCGGCCCGGTGGTGGTCACGGGTGCCGCAGGCGGCGTCGGCTCGGTGGCGATCGCCGTGCTGTCGAAGCTCGGCTACCACGTCATCGCGTCGACCGGGCGGATGTCGGAGACCGATTATCTCAAGGGTCTCGGCGCCACCGAGGTGATCGACCGCGCCGAACTGTCAGGTGCGCCCAAGGCCCTGGCGAAGGAGCGCTGGGCCGGCGGCGTCGACAGCGTCGGGTCGACCACGCTCGCCAACCTGCTGTCGATGACCAAGTACGGCGGAGCCATCGCGGCCTGCGGTCTGGCGGCCGGTATGGATCTGCCGTCGTCGGTCGCGCCCTTCATTTTGCGGGGTGTGTGCCTTCTCGGTATCGATTCAGTGATGTGTCCGATCGAGCTGCGGAGGACTGCCTGGCGCCGTCTTGCCAGCGACCTGGATAAGGCGAAACTGGCTGATATCACTCACGAAATCGCCCTGGACGAAGTCATGGGCTTTGGCGCGAAAATCCTCGGTGGCCAGGTCCGCGGCCGCATCGTGGTCAAAATAGTCTGA
- a CDS encoding DUF6894 family protein, whose amino-acid sequence MAQYFFRISDGDYAGASDHATEFESRDVAWAEMTKVCGNFLGSISRNLKQNSEWHMELLDEGRKPVFRIRLVAESVD is encoded by the coding sequence ATGGCGCAATATTTTTTTCGAATCAGTGACGGCGATTACGCTGGTGCATCCGACCACGCGACGGAGTTTGAAAGCCGCGACGTGGCCTGGGCCGAGATGACCAAGGTCTGCGGAAATTTTCTCGGCAGCATTTCGCGCAATCTGAAGCAGAACAGCGAATGGCACATGGAGCTGCTCGACGAGGGCAGAAAACCCGTGTTCAGGATTCGACTGGTCGCCGAGTCCGTCGACTGA